A window from Apostichopus japonicus isolate 1M-3 chromosome 2, ASM3797524v1, whole genome shotgun sequence encodes these proteins:
- the LOC139981522 gene encoding uncharacterized protein, translating into MNLFTMDRSTRTTQLTNGYVIGSAHDENVHLFNVLELITLLSILLLSIIANCSLLIAILRSRRLRRNNHNLLVLNLIVFDLFSTFGSMTVSLIDLIYPGFLLRHPLLCRIHGTIALLGCFGNYATVALISMFRCFTVLADGRIAVKRYHVVMIMASGCIVSVAMVFPPASGIASKFVYTPGTHHCSPSWQDSCFYYTTSLALGYCVTVPSMIISYVLITLKVKKSSDRVRKLNAGDLNALQTRAQSARDLPTQSSTELGVINDCAISVGTNTRVDSIGCTDTDQKQRGTDQRITDNDDGQTMSGELSELRFTKLRKKHLHHRHEKQVAFAGVLLVLTTSICWTPYAVIHNCNHEPLTENHWLEVSTMWLGYLNAALDPIIYTVFNEKIRRSVFKQFRQLWSMLSSLFKQ; encoded by the exons ATGAACTTATTTACGATGGATCGCTCTACGAGAACCACGCAGTTAACTAACGGTTACGTTATTGGATCCGCccatgatgaaaatgttcatttATTCAACGTCTTGGAATTAATTACTCTCCTATCGATACTATTATTATCGATTATTGCGAATTGTTCATTGCTAATCGCCATTTTGAGATCGCGACGACTTCGTCGTAATAACCACAATCTTCTGGTGTTAAATTTAATCGTCTTTGACCTATTCTCTACCTTTGGGAGTATGACGGTGAGTCTCATTGACTTGATCTACCCTGGCTTCCTGTTGAGGCATCCTCTGCTCTGTCGg ATACACGGCACGATAGCACTACTCGGCTGTTTTGGAAACTATGCGACCGTGGCCCTTATCTCAATGTTTCGATGCTTCACTGTTTTAGCTGACGGCAGGATTGCAGTCAAGCGTTACCATGTCGTAATGATTATGGCGTCCGGTTGCATAGTGTCTGTTGCTATGGTCTTTCCACCTGCCAGTGGAATTGCTTCCAAATTCGTTTATACTCCCGGCACACATCACTGTTCCCCTTCATGGCAGGATTCATGTTTCTATTACACTACATCGCTTGCGCTTGGCTATTGCGTCACTGTTCCATCCATGATTATATCATatgttttaattacattaaaggTTAAAAAAAGCTCTGATCGTGTTCGCAAGTTAAATGCAGGTGACTTGAATGCTTTACAAACAAGAGCTCAATCAGCGAGAGATTTGCCAACGCAATCTTCGACGGAACTTGGAGTAATAAATGATTGCGCAATCAGTGTTGGGACTAACACGAGAGTCGACAGCATTGGATGTACTGACACAGACCAAAAACAAAGAGGAACAGATCAGAGGATTACTGATAACGATGATGGTCAGACAATGTCTGGCGAGTTGTCTGAGTTAAGATTTACAAAACTGAGAAAGAAACATCTACATCATCGCCATGAGAAACAGGTTGCATTTGCAG GTGTTTTGTTAGTGTTGACTACGTCTATTTGTTGGACACCTTACGCAGTCATACACAACTGTAACCATGAGCCCCTGACAGAGAATCATTGGTTGGAAGTATCCACAATGTGGTTAGGATATCTAAATGCAGCCTTGGATCCAATTATATACACAGTGTTCAACGAAAAGATACGTCGTTCTGTTTTCAAACAGTTTCGTCAATTGTGGTCAATGTTATCAAGCCTATTCAAACAATGA